The Thermococcus henrietii genome segment GATGGCGTAGAACCACCTCCTCGGCGAGAAGAACTTGAGTTCGTTCTCCACCAGCCAGTGGCCGACGATGAAGGAAACTATGAGCGCGACTATCGAGCCGGTTATTATGTCGTACTCCGTCGCCGAGCCCGTGTAGAACAGGTACGTTGCCAGGACTATAAAGAACGTCGCCGGTGAAAACCTGAGCCTCATTCGCCCTCACCCCCCATTATCTCGGCCATGTCCCTTGCATCCACCGTCCCGTGGAGGCGGTAGAACTGTATCGCATAGGTAGCCAGCAGTATATTCATGGCCATTCCGATGACTATGGCGGTGAGAACCAAAGCTTGAGGAACAGGGTCGACGGCCCTGCTCAGGAACTCCTCGAAGCTCAGGTGCTT includes the following:
- a CDS encoding sodium:proton antiporter, producing the protein MISFLLAYITLTLFGMILLGIYGVATRSNLIKKIIMLNVMGDAINMLFILIGYRLVFPVFPPIYEKHLSFEEFLSRAVDPVPQALVLTAIVIGMAMNILLATYAIQFYRLHGTVDARDMAEIMGGEGE